A stretch of Prosthecobacter algae DNA encodes these proteins:
- a CDS encoding major capsid protein, producing MSVPTLLDIAKLDAGIGYPLIEEAVKMAPELTVVPADTMTGTTMELTVRTGLPSVRFRNANEGVPRSKSSYETRTFQTHILDHQIAVDAQIVDGARDPGRLLENHASGVIEAAMQYIGSQFYYGTGNDSKGFPGLLAQIKADAAHLVDAGGAASKSSVWFLRLGRECVEFLFGNAQSIRLQDTWDLETVYDAEGNPYKAYTNWMTGRIGMRLANRNCAVRIKNVEESGNGKKSLNDALLYSAYEKFTDFGFEPTHILMNGRSREQLRNSRTATTANGTPAPLPTEWEGIPIIRTASIANDET from the coding sequence ATGTCTGTCCCAACTCTTCTCGACATCGCCAAGCTGGACGCCGGTATCGGCTACCCGCTCATTGAGGAAGCCGTGAAAATGGCTCCCGAACTCACCGTCGTGCCCGCCGATACCATGACCGGCACCACGATGGAACTGACCGTCCGCACCGGCCTGCCTTCCGTGCGCTTCCGCAACGCCAACGAGGGCGTGCCTCGCAGCAAGTCCAGCTACGAAACACGCACCTTCCAAACGCACATCCTCGATCACCAGATCGCTGTGGATGCGCAGATCGTGGATGGTGCCCGTGATCCAGGTCGCCTGCTCGAAAACCATGCCTCGGGCGTGATCGAAGCGGCGATGCAATACATCGGCTCGCAGTTTTATTATGGCACCGGCAACGACAGCAAAGGCTTCCCCGGTCTGCTTGCGCAGATCAAAGCCGATGCCGCGCATCTGGTGGATGCCGGTGGTGCGGCTTCCAAATCCTCGGTCTGGTTCCTGCGCCTAGGCCGTGAGTGTGTCGAGTTCCTGTTCGGCAACGCACAGTCCATCCGCCTCCAAGACACCTGGGATCTGGAAACGGTCTATGATGCCGAAGGCAATCCCTACAAGGCCTACACCAACTGGATGACAGGTCGTATCGGGATGCGCCTGGCCAACCGCAACTGCGCGGTGCGCATCAAGAACGTGGAAGAGTCCGGCAACGGCAAAAAGAGCCTCAACGACGCGCTGCTCTATTCGGCCTACGAGAAGTTCACCGACTTCGGCTTCGAGCCGACGCACATCCTCATGAACGGGCGCTCCCGCGAACAGTTGCGCAACAGCCGCACGGCCACCACCGCCAACGGCACGCCCGCGCCACTGCCCACCGAATGGGAAGGCATCCCGATCATCCGCACGGCCTCCATCGCCAACGACGAGACGTGA
- a CDS encoding S49 family peptidase: MTALDSLFSRQPWLITSEAMHSMAAQAVAFFDARLTLPEPSSNPLLSVEEGVGIIRIHGPLMRDPDLISSLLFGATDMNQVAEAIQEAVAQDAVKSILLDIDSPGGTVNGTPELAQAVADAAKLKSIHAFSAGQMCSAAYWIASQCDAVYATPSARVGSIGVMLPFIDSAEKFRSQGLKVEVFAAGKFKGMGTPGVSLSEEQRALIQSDIEEVAADFKSAVLARGRKIPDEAMEGQSFSARKAQRFNLAGTVKSRDEVIARLRSIAARVDTPSRTSTSMKTAEEQLTDALARIQTLEADAKARESLMSDASAQVETFKASLTAKEQSHQTALQQVCTERDTLKGQLIAVQGDVERHSKRAGELETQVRDLNAREQDLDKRAAAKAAQIAAEMGTQVPAKITPAGDKAPATAAEVWNRQFAKA, encoded by the coding sequence GTGACCGCGCTCGATTCGCTTTTCTCCCGCCAGCCCTGGCTCATCACCTCCGAGGCCATGCACAGCATGGCAGCTCAAGCCGTGGCGTTCTTCGATGCGCGTCTGACGCTCCCTGAGCCGTCATCGAACCCGCTGCTATCCGTGGAAGAGGGTGTTGGCATCATCCGCATCCACGGCCCGCTCATGCGCGACCCGGATTTGATTTCGTCGCTGCTCTTCGGTGCGACCGACATGAACCAGGTGGCGGAGGCGATTCAAGAAGCGGTCGCTCAAGATGCAGTAAAATCCATCCTGCTGGACATCGACTCACCGGGCGGAACGGTCAATGGAACGCCCGAGCTGGCCCAGGCTGTGGCGGATGCCGCCAAGCTCAAATCCATCCACGCCTTCAGTGCAGGCCAGATGTGCAGCGCGGCCTACTGGATCGCGTCCCAGTGCGATGCTGTCTATGCCACACCCAGCGCTCGCGTAGGCTCCATTGGCGTGATGCTGCCGTTCATCGACAGCGCCGAAAAGTTCCGTAGCCAGGGATTAAAAGTAGAAGTGTTCGCCGCAGGCAAGTTCAAGGGCATGGGCACGCCGGGTGTGTCGCTGAGCGAAGAGCAGCGTGCGTTGATCCAGTCCGACATTGAAGAAGTCGCCGCTGACTTCAAAAGCGCCGTGCTCGCGCGTGGTCGCAAGATCCCGGACGAGGCGATGGAAGGGCAGAGTTTTAGCGCCCGCAAGGCTCAGCGCTTCAACCTGGCCGGCACGGTCAAGAGTCGCGACGAGGTGATCGCCCGTCTGCGCTCCATCGCCGCCCGAGTTGACACGCCTTCCCGGACATCCACCTCGATGAAAACCGCCGAAGAACAACTCACTGATGCGCTTGCTCGCATTCAAACCTTGGAAGCCGATGCCAAAGCTCGCGAGAGCTTGATGTCCGACGCCTCCGCCCAAGTCGAAACTTTTAAAGCCAGCCTCACCGCCAAGGAGCAGTCTCATCAGACGGCCTTGCAGCAGGTCTGCACGGAGCGTGACACACTCAAAGGCCAGCTCATCGCTGTTCAGGGTGATGTCGAGCGTCACAGCAAGCGTGCGGGCGAACTCGAAACGCAGGTGCGTGACCTCAACGCCCGCGAGCAGGATCTCGACAAGCGTGCTGCCGCCAAAGCCGCGCAGATCGCCGCTGAAATGGGCACGCAGGTGCCCGCCAAGATCACACCCGCCGGGGACAAAGCGCCCGCCACCGCCGCCGAGGTCTGGAACCGCCAGTTCGCCAAAGCCTGA
- the galU gene encoding UTP--glucose-1-phosphate uridylyltransferase GalU translates to MLPVRKAVIPAAGYGTRFLPISKAIPKEMLPLVDKPVIQYVVEEAVASGITDILMVISRSKRAIEEHFHPAFDLEAELEAKGRGEELEALRKLQSMARIHFIWQPKMGGLGDAILYARDHVGEEPFAVLLGDTVVTTKDESCPVTRQLADVVERHGGSAVALQEVPVEKVSRYGILGGEEISPGLIRARQFVEKPKPEEAPSRLAVSARYVLSPRIFDHLERTPKGKGGELQLTDAMASLMQEEALYGLRYEGQRHDIGNKLDFIKANLHFGLQRADIGEALREYVRGLV, encoded by the coding sequence ATGCTTCCTGTGCGCAAAGCTGTCATTCCTGCTGCCGGTTACGGCACTCGTTTCCTGCCCATTTCCAAGGCCATTCCCAAGGAGATGCTGCCGCTGGTGGACAAGCCGGTGATCCAGTATGTGGTGGAGGAGGCGGTGGCCTCGGGCATCACGGATATTTTGATGGTGATCAGCCGGAGCAAGCGGGCGATCGAGGAGCATTTTCATCCGGCGTTTGACCTGGAGGCGGAGCTGGAGGCCAAGGGGCGGGGGGAGGAGCTGGAGGCGCTGCGAAAGCTGCAGTCCATGGCGCGGATCCATTTCATCTGGCAGCCGAAGATGGGCGGGCTGGGGGATGCGATCCTGTATGCGCGGGACCATGTGGGGGAGGAGCCGTTCGCGGTGCTGCTGGGGGATACGGTGGTGACGACGAAGGATGAGTCGTGCCCGGTGACGCGCCAACTGGCGGATGTGGTGGAGCGGCACGGGGGATCTGCCGTGGCGCTGCAGGAGGTGCCGGTGGAGAAGGTGAGCCGGTATGGCATCCTGGGGGGCGAGGAGATCTCGCCGGGGCTGATCCGGGCGCGGCAGTTTGTGGAGAAACCGAAGCCGGAGGAGGCCCCGAGCCGGCTGGCGGTGAGTGCGCGGTATGTGCTGTCGCCCCGAATTTTTGACCACCTGGAAAGGACGCCGAAGGGGAAGGGGGGGGAGCTGCAACTGACGGATGCGATGGCCTCGCTGATGCAGGAGGAGGCGCTGTATGGGCTGCGCTATGAGGGGCAGCGGCACGACATCGGCAACAAGCTGGATTTCATCAAGGCGAACCTGCACTTTGGCCTGCAACGGGCGGACATCGGGGAGGCGCTGCGGGAGTATGTGCGGGGGCTGGTCTAA
- a CDS encoding phage portal protein: MNPLLQWVNDWFKPKAISSIYESANPSPRRGQVPGASPRDAKQDLTPHVHRELVKRSRYLAKNSGFVREMVSNMAIYSTGDGIRPQAQSDDPEWNRKAEAYFRAWSARCEITGRFSFEEVQSLVCRGMDVDGEYFIHLTRSRLGLAALQLIESHRIGDGNTSAKSYHGITLDAWGAPVSYRVIEDKGGRELPAQSVLHVFEPENATSVRNAPTIQHSINHIIDEMELIALEKHAVKDNCDVTRVLKTETGDLKDDSDFAIEGDQAAASEASSPSSLQQITGGKLVALKPNESLDSFEPKRPSPTFTGFLEHLRRDSALGVLPYEFAADSSKVGGAGVRLVVAKADRRFSYRQMILIQRLIKPVWFYVIGDAIARGELPAVQGWWKISCVCPRKLSVDAGREAQQNRSDVEMGLKTISDHYEELGADFGEELERRARDAKMILETAAKYSVPLDMLWKPSGGSAVPAPPPAAVDTPSGA; encoded by the coding sequence ATGAATCCACTTCTCCAATGGGTGAACGACTGGTTCAAGCCCAAGGCCATCAGCTCGATCTACGAATCCGCCAATCCATCGCCGCGCCGAGGTCAGGTGCCTGGTGCCTCACCGCGTGATGCGAAGCAGGACCTCACGCCTCATGTTCATCGTGAGTTGGTGAAGCGTTCGCGTTACCTCGCCAAGAACTCCGGTTTCGTGCGTGAGATGGTCAGCAACATGGCGATCTATTCCACAGGGGATGGCATTCGCCCGCAGGCACAGTCAGATGACCCGGAATGGAATCGCAAAGCCGAAGCCTATTTCCGAGCATGGTCGGCAAGGTGTGAAATCACCGGCAGGTTCAGCTTCGAGGAAGTGCAATCGCTGGTCTGTCGCGGCATGGATGTGGACGGTGAATACTTCATTCACCTCACCCGCAGCCGACTTGGACTGGCCGCGCTCCAGTTGATCGAGTCCCACCGCATCGGTGATGGCAACACGTCCGCAAAAAGCTACCACGGCATCACCCTGGATGCCTGGGGAGCGCCCGTTTCATATCGCGTGATCGAAGACAAAGGCGGTCGAGAACTGCCTGCGCAAAGCGTGCTGCATGTGTTTGAGCCGGAGAATGCCACGAGCGTTCGCAACGCCCCGACGATCCAGCATTCCATCAATCACATCATCGACGAGATGGAGCTGATCGCTTTGGAAAAGCACGCCGTGAAGGACAACTGCGACGTCACCCGTGTGCTGAAGACGGAAACAGGTGATCTGAAGGATGATTCAGATTTTGCCATCGAAGGTGATCAGGCCGCCGCCAGCGAAGCCAGCAGCCCATCGTCACTTCAGCAGATCACTGGCGGAAAGCTCGTCGCCCTCAAGCCCAACGAATCACTCGATTCCTTCGAGCCGAAACGGCCCAGTCCAACGTTCACCGGGTTCCTGGAGCATCTGCGCCGTGACTCCGCGCTTGGCGTGCTGCCGTATGAATTTGCGGCGGACTCATCCAAGGTTGGCGGGGCGGGTGTTCGATTGGTGGTGGCCAAAGCAGATCGACGGTTCTCCTACCGTCAGATGATCCTCATTCAACGACTGATCAAACCGGTGTGGTTCTATGTGATCGGCGATGCGATTGCTCGTGGCGAACTGCCCGCCGTCCAGGGCTGGTGGAAGATTAGCTGCGTGTGTCCACGCAAGCTCAGTGTCGATGCAGGTCGTGAAGCCCAGCAGAATCGCTCCGACGTGGAGATGGGACTCAAAACCATCAGCGACCATTACGAGGAACTGGGCGCGGACTTCGGTGAGGAACTGGAACGGCGTGCGCGGGACGCGAAGATGATCCTCGAAACCGCCGCCAAATACAGTGTGCCTCTCGACATGCTCTGGAAGCCAAGCGGCGGCTCTGCCGTGCCTGCACCGCCGCCTGCTGCCGTTGACACTCCAAGCGGGGCGTGA
- a CDS encoding CHAP domain-containing protein, protein MTSDALATAVMRQASRFIGLREVKPNAEWDNPSTTGPDRALVDELRSLMRSAPWEPGWAYCAAFCEGMVLAALRSLSATPEQIKRWQATMTPHCVTSAANFRKLGLLSPTAAPGAIWLARHGSTNNGHAGIVTAVRGLSMSTIEGNTSLDPSTDAKEREGDWITARIRPLKGSGSLVTLGFITPVSILKLINP, encoded by the coding sequence ATGACCTCCGACGCTCTTGCAACGGCGGTGATGCGACAGGCGAGCCGGTTCATTGGCCTGCGCGAAGTAAAACCCAACGCCGAGTGGGACAACCCCAGCACGACTGGACCTGATCGCGCCCTGGTCGATGAACTGCGCTCGCTCATGCGCTCCGCTCCATGGGAACCTGGCTGGGCCTATTGCGCCGCGTTCTGTGAAGGTATGGTGCTTGCCGCGCTGCGTTCGCTTTCTGCCACACCGGAGCAGATCAAACGCTGGCAGGCAACGATGACGCCCCACTGCGTCACCAGCGCAGCCAACTTCCGCAAGCTGGGTCTGCTGTCACCAACTGCGGCTCCTGGTGCCATCTGGCTCGCTCGTCATGGCAGCACTAACAACGGTCATGCCGGCATCGTCACTGCTGTGCGTGGTCTGAGCATGTCCACCATTGAGGGCAACACATCACTCGATCCAAGCACCGATGCCAAAGAACGCGAAGGCGACTGGATCACCGCACGCATTCGTCCGCTGAAGGGGAGCGGCAGCCTTGTCACCCTTGGGTTCATCACACCAGTCTCCATCCTCAAGCTCATCAACCCATGA
- a CDS encoding terminase gpA endonuclease subunit, with translation MGDTLREIGCQIWRPPDRRPPWAWAEEHVHSIPYSPVPGRFRADNSPWLKEPLEALVDPKARIVSIIAAIQSSKTTIGEIGLCYIIANLPGPALWLDQTDDDAKDQAESRLGRIFDECPSVQALYPRDRHKLKTSTKHFSNGMTLWVLGAHNKTNLQRRSIRWLIGDETWRWPVGHMAEAEARVTAFGWLGKCLFMSQGGEENDDTHRKFETTDMREWTFECPHCGLRQPFKWDNVEWSKDARDDDGEWNFARVRETASLNCEGCNHAFEDSDRTRRLLNTSGRYVATNLNASTENVGFHWNALCAMSWGRLAELYLRAKAVAKRGDLEPLRQFYQKRLALPWRDYLEDFKLEITPSGYRLGETWDDEAAVNRQGKFLTPPFDPSLAAAPLRFMTVDCQMDHFFVIVRGWSLEGSSRLVWRERVPTWDEVLSLQERFTIHSNLVFVDAGHATYDVYRECAKHGWVALMGDRRATYVHRTKEGRSVHRFYSPRRKVVLGRGQTCSVFYWSNLNIKDMLARLRRNQDPERGATWEIAEDAGDDYLTQMESEQRVRKGGKWLWERIGKRPNHYWDCEAMQVAAAVMLKLVGQESVKADAEINEDNEATAD, from the coding sequence ATGGGTGATACGCTGCGCGAGATCGGCTGCCAGATTTGGCGGCCTCCTGACCGCCGACCCCCATGGGCTTGGGCCGAGGAGCATGTCCACTCGATCCCCTATTCCCCGGTGCCGGGCAGGTTTCGTGCGGACAACTCACCGTGGTTGAAGGAACCGCTGGAAGCACTGGTTGATCCCAAGGCACGCATCGTCTCGATCATCGCCGCGATTCAATCGAGCAAGACCACGATTGGTGAGATCGGCCTCTGCTACATCATCGCCAATTTGCCCGGCCCTGCGCTGTGGCTCGACCAGACGGACGATGATGCCAAGGACCAGGCCGAAAGCAGGCTTGGACGCATCTTCGATGAATGTCCCAGCGTGCAGGCGCTCTACCCGCGTGACCGACACAAACTCAAGACGAGCACCAAGCATTTCTCGAACGGCATGACGCTGTGGGTGCTCGGTGCCCACAACAAGACCAACCTGCAACGCCGCTCCATCCGCTGGCTGATCGGTGATGAGACATGGCGCTGGCCCGTGGGACACATGGCGGAGGCGGAAGCCCGTGTCACCGCCTTCGGCTGGCTGGGCAAGTGCCTCTTCATGTCCCAGGGCGGGGAAGAGAACGATGACACTCACCGCAAGTTTGAAACCACGGACATGCGCGAGTGGACTTTTGAGTGCCCTCACTGCGGACTGCGGCAGCCCTTCAAGTGGGACAACGTCGAGTGGAGCAAGGACGCACGCGATGATGATGGCGAATGGAACTTCGCCCGCGTTCGTGAAACGGCCTCGCTTAACTGCGAAGGCTGCAACCACGCCTTTGAGGACAGCGACCGCACACGACGTCTGCTCAACACCTCGGGGCGCTATGTGGCCACCAACTTGAACGCCTCGACTGAGAACGTGGGGTTCCATTGGAACGCGCTGTGCGCCATGAGCTGGGGCCGTCTCGCTGAGCTCTATCTGCGGGCGAAGGCTGTGGCAAAACGAGGTGATCTGGAACCACTGCGTCAGTTCTACCAGAAGCGCCTTGCTTTGCCATGGCGCGACTACCTGGAGGATTTTAAATTGGAGATCACTCCAAGCGGCTACCGTCTGGGTGAAACCTGGGACGATGAGGCGGCAGTGAACAGGCAGGGCAAGTTCCTCACGCCCCCCTTCGATCCGTCACTGGCTGCGGCACCGCTTCGATTCATGACGGTGGACTGCCAGATGGATCACTTCTTCGTGATCGTGCGCGGCTGGTCGTTGGAGGGTTCTTCGCGTTTGGTGTGGCGTGAACGCGTGCCCACCTGGGACGAAGTACTGAGCTTGCAGGAACGCTTCACCATTCACTCCAACCTGGTGTTTGTCGATGCCGGCCACGCCACCTATGACGTGTATCGCGAATGCGCCAAGCACGGCTGGGTGGCTCTCATGGGCGACCGCCGTGCCACCTATGTTCACCGCACCAAGGAAGGCCGCAGTGTGCATCGGTTCTACTCGCCGCGTCGCAAGGTGGTGCTAGGACGCGGCCAGACTTGCTCGGTGTTCTACTGGTCGAACCTCAACATCAAAGACATGCTCGCGCGACTGCGCCGCAATCAGGACCCGGAGCGTGGTGCCACCTGGGAAATCGCCGAGGATGCCGGCGACGACTACCTCACGCAGATGGAGAGCGAGCAGCGCGTGCGCAAAGGCGGCAAGTGGTTGTGGGAACGCATCGGCAAGCGCCCCAATCATTACTGGGATTGTGAAGCCATGCAGGTGGCCGCAGCGGTGATGCTCAAGCTCGTCGGTCAGGAGTCGGTGAAGGCGGATGCCGAGATCAACGAGGACAACGAAGCCACCGCAGATTGA